The following proteins are encoded in a genomic region of Sulfurimonas sp. HSL3-7:
- the dnaK gene encoding molecular chaperone DnaK gives MAKVIGIDLGTTNSAVAVYEGGEAKIIPNKEGKNTTPSVVAFTDKGEVLVGDPAKRQAITNPDKTIYSVKRIMGLMMNEEKAKEAHDKVTYKIVDKNGMAAVDVAGKVYTPQEISAKILTKLKEDAEAYLGQPVTDAVITVPAYFNDAQRKATKEAGTIAGLNVLRIINEPTASALAYGLDSKAEENVLVYDLGGGTFDVTTLEISDGTFEVLSTDGNAFLGGDDFDNKIVDFLASEFKSDHGIDLKADKMALQRLKDAAETAKKELSSASETEINLPFITADATGPKHLVVKLTRAKFEGMIAKLIDETISHINTALKDADLDKNEINEVIMVGGSIRVPLAQEKVSAEFGGKELNKSVNPDEVVALGAAIQGGVLTGDVKDVLLLDVTPLSLGIETLGGVATKIIEKGTTIPVKKSQVFSTAEDNQPAVSISVVQGEREFARDNKSLGMFELGDIPAAPRGVPQIEVTFDIDANGILTVSSTDKGTGKSQSITISGSSGLSEEEINQMVQDAEKHKAEDEKRKAIVDLRNQADALVAQTEKTLAEAGESVDAAEKEKIEAAIEDLKATLKDESATKEQIEEKVKTLTEVSHKLAEQMYKKDENAQASESAKKADDDVIDAEID, from the coding sequence ATGGCAAAAGTAATTGGAATTGACTTAGGAACAACAAACTCGGCAGTAGCAGTCTACGAAGGTGGCGAGGCGAAGATCATCCCGAATAAAGAGGGTAAGAACACGACGCCATCCGTCGTCGCTTTCACGGACAAAGGCGAGGTTCTTGTAGGTGATCCTGCAAAACGCCAGGCGATCACAAACCCGGACAAGACGATCTATTCGGTAAAACGTATTATGGGTCTGATGATGAACGAAGAGAAAGCCAAAGAGGCGCATGACAAAGTCACCTATAAAATCGTCGATAAAAACGGTATGGCAGCGGTCGATGTCGCCGGTAAGGTCTATACGCCACAGGAGATCTCTGCAAAGATCCTCACAAAGCTGAAAGAAGATGCAGAAGCCTACCTCGGTCAGCCGGTTACGGATGCTGTTATTACGGTTCCAGCTTACTTTAACGATGCACAGCGTAAAGCGACGAAAGAGGCGGGAACGATCGCCGGTCTTAATGTCCTTCGTATCATCAATGAGCCGACAGCTTCGGCACTGGCATACGGTCTTGACAGCAAAGCGGAAGAGAATGTTCTCGTTTATGACCTTGGTGGCGGTACGTTTGACGTTACGACACTTGAGATCTCTGACGGTACTTTCGAAGTCCTTTCAACAGACGGTAATGCCTTCCTGGGCGGGGATGACTTCGATAACAAGATCGTTGATTTCCTGGCATCTGAATTCAAATCGGATCACGGTATCGACCTTAAAGCGGACAAAATGGCTCTTCAGCGTTTGAAGGATGCGGCTGAAACAGCGAAAAAAGAGCTTTCTTCGGCTTCTGAGACAGAGATCAACCTGCCGTTCATCACGGCGGATGCGACCGGTCCTAAGCACCTTGTCGTTAAACTGACACGTGCTAAGTTCGAAGGGATGATCGCAAAACTGATCGATGAGACGATCAGCCATATCAATACGGCGCTCAAAGATGCCGATCTTGATAAAAATGAGATCAATGAGGTGATCATGGTCGGTGGTTCGATCCGTGTTCCGCTTGCACAAGAGAAAGTCTCTGCCGAGTTCGGCGGAAAAGAGCTTAACAAGTCGGTTAACCCGGATGAGGTTGTGGCTCTTGGTGCCGCGATCCAGGGCGGGGTACTGACAGGTGATGTCAAAGATGTCCTTCTTCTGGACGTTACACCGCTTAGCCTTGGTATCGAGACACTTGGCGGTGTCGCAACCAAGATTATCGAAAAAGGGACAACAATCCCGGTCAAAAAATCGCAGGTCTTCTCAACAGCGGAAGATAACCAGCCGGCGGTTTCTATCAGCGTTGTTCAAGGTGAACGCGAGTTTGCCAGAGACAACAAGTCACTCGGTATGTTTGAATTGGGAGATATTCCTGCAGCGCCACGCGGTGTGCCACAGATCGAGGTGACATTTGATATCGATGCGAATGGTATCTTGACAGTAAGCTCAACGGACAAAGGCACAGGTAAATCGCAATCGATCACGATTTCAGGCTCTTCAGGTCTAAGCGAAGAGGAGATCAACCAAATGGTGCAGGATGCCGAGAAACACAAAGCGGAAGATGAAAAACGTAAAGCGATCGTCGATCTGCGCAATCAGGCAGATGCCCTTGTCGCACAGACAGAAAAAACACTTGCGGAAGCAGGTGAGAGTGTCGATGCTGCGGAAAAAGAGAAGATCGAAGCGGCTATCGAGGATCTGAAAGCGACATTGAAAGATGAATCTGCAACAAAAGAGCAGATCGAAGAGAAGGTCAAAACATTGACAGAAGTAAGCCACAAGCTTGCAGAACAGATGTATAAAAAAGATGAGAACGCGCAAGCGTCTGAATCGGCTAAAAAAGCTGATGATGATGTGATCGACGCAGAGATCGACTAA
- a CDS encoding ankyrin repeat domain-containing protein: MKHILSAYLIALSALHAAPIHDAATNGDLNALQKEIDAGVAIDLPNEKYKQTPLILAVYNEHFKTVELLLNRGAMSNVEMINGQSALFIAAYMGNNKMIMSLLQHGAVINTEDNEGNTPLHKAAEGGSAVAVRLLIEYGAKVDAVNKHRATPLHIAAKYNNEDAVWALIKGGASNRYINDEEMSASDLADEEDNGRIVKIIEKYAKN; encoded by the coding sequence ATGAAACATATACTGTCTGCTTATCTGATCGCACTTTCTGCACTTCATGCCGCACCGATCCATGATGCCGCAACAAACGGTGATCTCAACGCGTTACAAAAAGAGATCGATGCCGGTGTGGCGATTGATCTGCCAAATGAAAAATACAAGCAGACCCCTCTGATCCTCGCTGTTTACAATGAACATTTCAAAACAGTAGAACTCCTTTTAAACAGAGGTGCGATGAGCAATGTCGAGATGATAAACGGCCAGAGCGCACTGTTCATTGCAGCCTATATGGGTAATAACAAGATGATCATGAGCCTTTTGCAGCATGGCGCCGTCATTAATACCGAAGACAATGAGGGCAACACCCCTTTACATAAAGCTGCTGAAGGTGGAAGTGCCGTTGCCGTCCGTCTGTTGATAGAGTACGGCGCAAAGGTCGATGCGGTCAATAAACACAGGGCAACGCCGCTTCATATAGCGGCAAAATATAACAATGAAGATGCGGTCTGGGCTTTGATAAAGGGCGGTGCGAGTAACCGTTATATCAATGATGAAGAGATGAGCGCTTCCGATCTCGCTGATGAAGAAGACAACGGCCGTATCGTGAAGATCATTGAGAAGTATGCCAAAAACTAG
- a CDS encoding glutamate-5-semialdehyde dehydrogenase, translated as MEQFLQTAKESSRVLALLSGHDKNRILREMAEGLRANTMNIIEENAKDMRAADENNLAASLKDRLYLDEKRIDAMAVAIEEIAALKEPVGRVLDGWVTDDGLKIEKVSIPIGVIGIIYESRPNVTSDTAALCFKSANVCVLKGGKEAEHSNAVIADVLRAVLRKNDLPEALISLLPDASREGVSKLIKMDKYVDLIVPRGGAGLIRYVSENATVPVVKHDKGQCHTYIDKDANIGKAISIAINAKVDRPGVCNAMETLLVDSAIAKETLPKLKMAFDETMTELKGCDRTQAIIDVAHATDEDYDTEYLANILNIKVVDGVEGAIEHIVRFSSGHSEAIVTENYTAAEHFLNAIDAAAVYVNASTRFTDGGAFGFGAEVGISTNKLHARGPMGIEGLTTYKFKIYGSGQIR; from the coding sequence ATGGAACAATTTTTACAAACAGCAAAAGAGAGTTCACGCGTTTTAGCTCTGCTTAGCGGGCATGACAAAAACCGCATCTTGCGTGAGATGGCAGAAGGCTTGCGGGCCAACACAATGAACATCATCGAAGAGAATGCCAAAGATATGCGAGCCGCCGACGAGAATAATCTGGCGGCATCGCTGAAAGACCGCCTCTATCTGGACGAGAAACGCATCGATGCCATGGCGGTCGCTATTGAAGAGATCGCTGCACTCAAAGAACCGGTCGGTCGGGTGCTTGACGGCTGGGTCACCGATGACGGGCTCAAGATAGAGAAGGTGAGTATTCCTATCGGCGTGATCGGGATTATCTACGAGTCGCGCCCGAATGTAACGTCCGATACGGCGGCACTCTGTTTTAAATCAGCCAACGTCTGTGTATTGAAAGGCGGTAAGGAGGCAGAACACTCGAATGCGGTGATCGCCGATGTTTTGCGCGCCGTCCTGCGTAAAAACGATCTTCCCGAAGCGCTGATCTCACTCTTGCCGGATGCGTCGCGCGAGGGTGTGTCCAAACTGATCAAGATGGACAAGTATGTCGACCTTATTGTTCCTCGCGGCGGTGCCGGACTGATCCGTTATGTTAGTGAGAATGCGACGGTGCCGGTGGTCAAACACGACAAAGGACAGTGTCACACCTATATCGACAAAGATGCCAATATCGGCAAGGCGATCTCTATTGCCATCAACGCAAAAGTGGACCGTCCGGGTGTCTGTAATGCGATGGAGACCCTTCTTGTTGACAGCGCCATAGCAAAAGAGACACTGCCGAAACTGAAGATGGCATTTGACGAGACGATGACTGAATTAAAAGGGTGTGACAGAACCCAGGCGATCATTGACGTTGCCCATGCAACGGATGAGGATTATGATACGGAGTATCTTGCCAATATCCTTAACATCAAAGTGGTTGACGGTGTTGAAGGCGCAATCGAGCATATCGTCCGGTTCAGTTCAGGGCATTCGGAAGCGATTGTGACAGAGAACTACACCGCGGCAGAGCATTTTCTGAATGCCATCGATGCGGCGGCGGTCTATGTCAATGCTTCTACCCGTTTTACCGACGGGGGTGCTTTCGGTTTCGGAGCGGAGGTCGGCATCTCGACCAACAAACTGCATGCGCGCGGACCGATGGGAATCGAAGGGCTGACCACCTACAAGTTCAAGATCTACGGAAGTGGTCAGATACGTTGA
- a CDS encoding ATP-binding cassette domain-containing protein: MLFKDLSLTLKRGEVKAVVGASGSGKSTLFELVLGNLKPLDGTLTASRASEVFQDPYTSFHPFYSIINQIKDVASLDGLERYLDEMKLEYSLLLKRPHELSGGQLQRCSIVRALLMKPELLLLDEPTSALDNVIQLDVMKLLIKHLDKTAMLLITHELDLARWCADEIIEIGV, encoded by the coding sequence ATGCTTTTTAAGGATCTCTCTTTAACGCTGAAACGCGGTGAGGTCAAGGCGGTTGTCGGCGCAAGCGGTTCCGGCAAAAGCACACTTTTTGAGCTAGTCCTCGGCAACCTAAAACCGCTCGACGGCACACTGACCGCTTCACGTGCTTCCGAGGTATTCCAAGACCCTTACACCTCGTTTCACCCCTTTTACAGCATCATAAACCAGATCAAAGATGTGGCTTCCCTTGACGGGCTGGAGCGTTATCTTGATGAGATGAAGCTCGAATACTCTTTATTGCTGAAACGGCCGCATGAACTCTCCGGCGGACAGCTTCAGCGCTGCTCCATCGTGAGGGCCCTGCTGATGAAGCCGGAGCTGCTTCTGCTGGATGAACCCACTTCGGCACTCGATAATGTGATACAGCTTGACGTGATGAAACTGCTCATCAAACATCTTGACAAGACGGCAATGCTGCTGATCACCCATGAACTCGACCTTGCCCGCTGGTGTGCGGACGAAATCATCGAGATCGGAGTGTAG
- a CDS encoding YqiA/YcfP family alpha/beta fold hydrolase, which yields MILYLHGFASCGNSTKTQLLKKYFGENNVLSPDLPVDPHEAIDFIRRQIFDNDIDLIIGSSLGGFYATYFVEQYGIKTVLINPSTQPFITLAPYVGTNHYWCSGDAFEFTRDHLNSLFEFAVGRLNDPKRYLVLLQTGDEVLDYTKAQEKYEGSAIIVEEGGNHRFENLDDYLDKIKRFRMTQGSL from the coding sequence ATGATCCTCTATCTGCACGGTTTCGCCTCCTGCGGTAACTCGACCAAGACCCAATTGCTAAAAAAGTATTTTGGTGAAAATAACGTCCTATCACCCGATCTGCCGGTTGATCCTCACGAGGCGATCGATTTTATCCGCCGACAGATTTTCGATAATGATATCGACCTGATCATCGGCTCCTCACTGGGCGGTTTTTATGCGACCTATTTCGTTGAACAGTACGGGATCAAAACGGTACTGATCAACCCTTCAACACAGCCGTTTATCACATTGGCTCCTTATGTGGGGACCAACCACTACTGGTGCAGTGGTGATGCGTTTGAATTCACACGCGACCATCTCAACAGCCTTTTTGAATTTGCCGTCGGACGATTGAATGATCCGAAACGCTACCTGGTGCTGCTTCAGACGGGTGACGAGGTTTTGGACTATACCAAGGCACAGGAGAAATACGAAGGTTCAGCGATTATCGTTGAAGAAGGCGGCAACCATCGTTTTGAAAACCTTGATGATTATCTCGATAAGATCAAAAGATTCAGAATGACACAGGGCAGCCTTTAA
- a CDS encoding O-acetyl-ADP-ribose deacetylase: MPQIAKKLTEHIEAKVGDITQEKVCAVVNAANSSLLGGGGVDGAIHRAGGGGVLEACRAIRQSRYPDGLPTGEAVVTTAGNMPADYVVHTVGPIYSSCGGSCQELLRNCYVNSLKEAAIVGCKSIAFPAISTGVYGYPKREAAETAFNAVQEALQTYDIDVTFIFHSESDYNAFIAAVEP, encoded by the coding sequence ATGCCACAGATTGCGAAAAAACTTACGGAACACATTGAAGCAAAAGTCGGGGATATCACGCAAGAGAAGGTCTGTGCCGTTGTCAATGCGGCCAACAGTTCGCTACTGGGCGGCGGCGGTGTTGACGGAGCGATCCACCGTGCGGGCGGCGGAGGGGTTTTGGAAGCTTGCCGTGCGATAAGGCAGAGCCGTTATCCTGATGGCCTACCGACAGGTGAGGCGGTGGTAACGACGGCGGGCAATATGCCGGCTGACTACGTGGTGCATACTGTGGGGCCTATCTATAGTTCATGCGGCGGGTCCTGTCAAGAGCTGCTGCGTAACTGTTACGTTAACAGCTTGAAAGAGGCTGCAATCGTAGGATGTAAGAGCATCGCCTTTCCGGCCATCTCAACAGGTGTCTATGGTTATCCCAAACGCGAAGCAGCAGAGACGGCTTTCAATGCCGTCCAAGAAGCGTTGCAAACTTACGACATCGACGTTACTTTTATCTTCCATTCCGAGTCGGATTACAACGCTTTTATAGCGGCAGTGGAACCATGA
- the crcB gene encoding fluoride efflux transporter CrcB: MSWQTLLAIGAGGFIGAILRAYLNGLVSHHIPHTLPFGTLSVNLIGSLAIGILFALFANTTQESLLSVEMKSFLTTGLLGALTTYSTFAMESFFLLQGGSYLLAAANMALNLFGTVLMAGLGFNLTSALFK; encoded by the coding sequence ATGAGTTGGCAGACACTTTTAGCTATCGGTGCCGGAGGTTTTATAGGCGCTATACTGCGCGCCTATCTGAACGGTCTTGTTTCGCACCATATTCCGCATACCCTCCCCTTCGGAACGCTCAGTGTCAATCTTATCGGCTCACTGGCTATCGGCATCCTCTTCGCTCTTTTCGCCAACACGACGCAGGAGAGTCTACTCTCGGTCGAGATGAAGTCTTTCCTGACCACGGGGCTTCTCGGTGCATTGACGACCTATTCCACCTTTGCGATGGAAAGTTTTTTCCTGCTGCAGGGAGGAAGTTACCTCCTCGCCGCCGCCAATATGGCACTCAATCTTTTCGGTACGGTTCTTATGGCCGGTTTGGGTTTCAACCTAACCTCCGCACTCTTTAAATAA
- a CDS encoding lysophospholipid acyltransferase family protein — MKTIFARINWFYDLIIIFIGLTLKIITWPFVPKPYGSKIASCFIHTFMFNPVRTVGKIDPDAQMLIANHQSDIDISSLECSTKRDLVWVAKKELFSVPFFGLAIRISDDIPVDRDSKAALVSLVRESKKRIDQGRCVVMFPEGTRSNGKKMRPFKPGAKMVADTHGLRVQPVVLINTARYFDLKNRSGQTGPITVVYLDSFVASKDDANWLSDLQVKMQIVYDEYLAKLDS, encoded by the coding sequence GTGAAGACGATATTTGCTCGCATTAACTGGTTTTATGATCTGATCATAATCTTTATCGGCTTAACGCTCAAGATAATAACATGGCCTTTTGTGCCCAAACCTTACGGTTCGAAGATCGCCTCCTGCTTCATCCATACCTTCATGTTTAATCCGGTCAGAACAGTAGGCAAGATCGACCCTGATGCCCAGATGCTGATTGCGAACCATCAGAGTGATATCGACATCTCCTCTTTGGAGTGTTCGACAAAGCGCGATCTTGTCTGGGTAGCAAAAAAAGAGCTCTTCAGCGTACCATTTTTCGGTCTTGCTATCCGCATCTCGGATGACATCCCTGTAGATCGTGACAGCAAGGCGGCCCTTGTTTCATTGGTCAGAGAAAGCAAAAAACGTATTGATCAAGGACGTTGTGTTGTCATGTTCCCTGAGGGGACCCGTTCCAATGGTAAAAAGATGCGCCCCTTCAAACCCGGTGCAAAGATGGTTGCTGACACGCATGGGCTTCGTGTCCAGCCCGTCGTACTGATCAACACGGCACGCTATTTTGATCTAAAAAACAGAAGTGGTCAGACCGGTCCTATTACTGTCGTCTATCTTGACTCATTTGTCGCCTCAAAAGATGATGCAAACTGGCTCTCTGATCTCCAGGTGAAAATGCAAATTGTCTATGATGAGTACCTCGCAAAACTGGACAGCTAG
- the purQ gene encoding phosphoribosylformylglycinamidine synthase subunit PurQ: protein MKVGIVQFPGTNCEYDTQYAFEKLGASTQILWHRETEIPDDIELVVIAGGFSYGDYLRSGAIASKAPIMKAVKAHAEAGKKVLGICNGFQVLTETHLLPGALKRNEHLHFISKHHHLKVVSNSNDFLSKFEKGDVVNIPIAHHDGNFFIDDEGLKEMYANEQVLLHYCDQNGEISNPNGSVDSIAGICNKEKNVFGLMPHPERAMEEVLGSADGVKMLEGLM, encoded by the coding sequence ATGAAAGTAGGTATCGTTCAATTTCCCGGAACCAACTGCGAGTACGATACACAGTACGCTTTTGAAAAGCTGGGTGCAAGCACGCAGATCCTTTGGCACAGAGAGACAGAGATCCCCGATGACATCGAACTTGTTGTTATCGCCGGAGGCTTCTCGTACGGCGACTACCTTCGTTCGGGCGCTATCGCATCTAAAGCGCCTATCATGAAAGCCGTCAAGGCCCATGCCGAAGCAGGTAAAAAGGTGCTCGGTATCTGTAACGGGTTCCAGGTCCTGACAGAGACCCACCTGCTTCCGGGTGCACTTAAACGTAACGAACACCTTCACTTCATCTCAAAACACCACCATCTTAAAGTGGTCAGCAACAGCAATGATTTCTTGTCCAAATTTGAAAAGGGTGATGTCGTCAACATTCCAATTGCACACCACGACGGCAACTTCTTCATTGATGATGAGGGGCTTAAAGAGATGTATGCCAATGAGCAGGTCCTATTGCACTACTGTGACCAAAACGGCGAGATTTCGAACCCTAACGGTTCGGTAGACAGTATTGCCGGCATCTGCAACAAAGAGAAAAATGTTTTCGGTCTTATGCCGCACCCTGAGCGTGCAATGGAAGAGGTTCTCGGTTCTGCCGATGGTGTGAAGATGCTTGAAGGACTGATGTAG
- the purS gene encoding phosphoribosylformylglycinamidine synthase subunit PurS, with protein MTAIINISLKNGVLDSQGKAVHHALGSLHFDNVEDVRVGRQIVMKLNSKDTASAKEEVTNMCEELLANTVIEDYEIEIIA; from the coding sequence ATGACTGCAATTATCAATATCTCACTCAAAAACGGTGTACTGGACTCTCAAGGAAAAGCGGTGCACCACGCACTGGGTTCGCTGCATTTTGATAACGTCGAAGACGTTCGTGTCGGGCGCCAGATCGTCATGAAGCTTAATTCAAAAGATACGGCTTCTGCCAAAGAAGAGGTAACAAATATGTGTGAAGAGCTCCTTGCCAACACGGTTATCGAAGATTACGAAATCGAGATCATTGCATAA
- the purC gene encoding phosphoribosylaminoimidazolesuccinocarboxamide synthase — MEKQELLYEGKAKKLFTTSDPEILISEFKDDLTAFNGAKKSSEAGKGVLNNKISTELFKVLESHGIPTHFIEMMDDNHMLHKRVDVILIEVIVRNIATGSLSRNLGIEDGKVLPFTLVEFDYKNDELGDPKLNDQHALILGLVDFQDELDKLRRMARQVNDILKPYFAEKGLNLVDFKLEFGKDKEGNIILVDEISPDNCRFWDMKTGEKMDKDRFRQGLGGLTLAYEEVLNRILN, encoded by the coding sequence ATGGAAAAACAAGAACTTCTCTACGAAGGTAAAGCAAAGAAACTTTTCACCACCAGCGACCCCGAGATTTTGATCTCCGAGTTTAAAGATGACCTTACCGCGTTTAACGGTGCCAAAAAGTCCAGTGAAGCAGGTAAAGGTGTCCTGAACAACAAGATCTCTACAGAACTTTTTAAAGTCCTGGAATCACATGGGATCCCGACGCACTTTATTGAGATGATGGATGACAACCACATGCTGCATAAACGCGTTGACGTTATCCTGATCGAAGTGATCGTTCGCAATATTGCAACGGGGAGTCTCAGCCGCAACCTTGGTATTGAAGATGGCAAAGTACTGCCGTTTACACTTGTTGAGTTTGATTACAAGAACGATGAGCTCGGCGACCCGAAACTGAACGATCAGCATGCACTTATTCTGGGCCTTGTGGATTTTCAGGATGAACTGGACAAGCTGCGCCGTATGGCACGCCAGGTGAATGACATCCTGAAACCTTACTTTGCCGAAAAAGGGCTTAACCTGGTTGACTTCAAGCTGGAGTTCGGAAAAGACAAAGAGGGCAACATCATCCTGGTTGATGAAATCTCTCCCGACAACTGCCGTTTTTGGGACATGAAGACCGGCGAAAAGATGGATAAAGACCGTTTCCGCCAAGGCCTCGGCGGGCTAACGCTTGCTTACGAAGAAGTACTTAACAGAATTTTAAACTAA
- a CDS encoding S41 family peptidase, whose product MKNKKFMLLGALSAVLAAGLTFGSTLFAKEIKAEPAGQPTVEASRLQALAKFTKVLSIVEKYNVDGLTIEELMDKSLKGMMTNLDAHSSYLDSKSFENLKVQTNGEFGGLGITVGMKDGALTVIAPIEGTPADKAGMKAGDIILKIDDKSTLSMGLDEAVNIMRGKKGTPIDLTIVREGESKPLSIHIVRDIIKIESVYAKTIDDNILYIRVTSFDKKVVEDVSTAIKKHQSDTKGIILDLRNNPGGLLDQAVGLVDLFVDSGDIVSQKGRDTRENETYKAHADKTLTKVPLIVLVNGGSASASEIVSGALQDHKRGVILGTKTFGKGSVQVILPVTDTDAIKLTVARYYLPSGRTIQAVGVTPDITVLAGQVDTHENNFSLKEADLKQHLESELEKVDGKKEEKQTKEDDKNIITQEQLIKDIQLKEGTDIIKALIIVKG is encoded by the coding sequence ATGAAAAACAAAAAATTTATGCTTTTAGGTGCTTTGAGTGCTGTTCTTGCAGCAGGCCTCACTTTCGGTTCAACCCTTTTTGCGAAAGAGATAAAAGCTGAACCTGCCGGTCAGCCAACTGTTGAGGCGTCACGTCTTCAAGCTCTTGCCAAGTTCACGAAAGTCCTCAGTATTGTTGAAAAATACAATGTCGACGGCCTTACGATCGAAGAGCTTATGGACAAATCACTGAAAGGAATGATGACGAACCTTGATGCGCATTCCAGCTATCTTGACAGCAAAAGTTTTGAGAACCTGAAAGTCCAGACCAACGGCGAGTTCGGCGGTTTGGGTATTACTGTCGGAATGAAAGACGGCGCGCTCACTGTTATCGCACCTATTGAAGGGACACCCGCAGACAAGGCAGGCATGAAGGCTGGCGACATTATCTTAAAGATCGATGACAAATCGACGCTAAGCATGGGACTGGATGAAGCCGTCAACATCATGCGCGGTAAAAAAGGCACCCCGATCGACCTGACTATCGTACGCGAAGGTGAAAGCAAACCGCTCTCTATCCATATTGTCCGTGATATCATCAAGATCGAATCGGTTTATGCCAAGACAATTGATGACAACATTCTCTATATCCGCGTCACCAGTTTTGATAAAAAAGTGGTAGAGGATGTCTCCACCGCGATCAAAAAGCATCAGTCGGACACAAAGGGGATCATCCTCGATCTTCGCAACAATCCGGGCGGCCTGCTCGATCAAGCCGTTGGGCTTGTCGATCTTTTTGTAGACAGCGGTGATATCGTTTCTCAAAAGGGGCGCGATACTCGTGAAAACGAGACCTACAAGGCTCATGCTGACAAAACTTTGACAAAAGTACCTCTGATTGTTCTTGTCAACGGCGGCAGCGCATCGGCATCAGAGATCGTCAGCGGTGCACTACAAGACCATAAACGTGGTGTTATCCTTGGAACAAAGACGTTTGGTAAAGGTTCCGTGCAGGTCATTCTGCCGGTAACAGACACCGATGCTATCAAGCTCACCGTTGCGCGTTACTACCTCCCTAGCGGACGCACGATTCAAGCTGTCGGTGTCACACCGGACATCACCGTCCTGGCCGGACAGGTTGACACACATGAAAACAACTTTTCTCTCAAAGAAGCCGACCTTAAACAGCACCTTGAAAGTGAGCTGGAAAAGGTAGACGGCAAGAAAGAAGAGAAGCAGACAAAAGAAGATGACAAAAACATCATCACCCAAGAGCAGCTTATCAAAGACATTCAACTTAAAGAGGGGACTGACATCATCAAAGCCCTCATCATTGTAAAAGGATAA